One window of the Conexibacter sp. SYSU D00693 genome contains the following:
- a CDS encoding acyl-CoA synthetase, translating into MRRTGLAYVMAATGESVSHDALDRRSNRLAHLLRSRGLQTGDGIAILMENHPRFLEVAWAAQRTGLYYTAISTRLRPAEVAYVLADCAARALVTTPRMAEVAVPAAAQAPALETRLVCGPAADGFEAYDVAVAGRPEHPVDDEAQGIDLLYSAGTTGRPKGVRFPLPDAPPGSPTAFDRLVGPLYGVHGSSVYLSAAPLYHAAPFRFSMSALRCGAAVVVLDRFDAEEFLRAVERHRVTHTQVVPTMLVRLLALDPSVRARYDLRSLRCVVHAGAPCPPAVKEAAIEWLGPIVHEYYAGTERNGFVAATSEDWLHRPGTVGRAVIGRVHIVDEAGRDLPAGEVGKVFFEGGNAFEYLNAPEQTAASRHPSGWTTMGDMGHLDEDGYLYLADRQAHVIITGGVNVYPKEVEDLLAEHPHVDDAAVVGISHPEMGEEVKAVVQPTDMALAGSWLEAELIAFCRQRMASYKCPRSVEFVRRMPREDTGKLRKHLLLEDRRASAAP; encoded by the coding sequence ATGAGGCGCACCGGCCTGGCCTACGTGATGGCGGCCACGGGCGAGTCCGTCTCCCACGATGCCCTCGACCGGCGGTCCAACCGGCTGGCGCACCTCCTGCGCAGCCGTGGTCTGCAGACCGGCGACGGGATCGCGATCCTCATGGAGAACCATCCGCGCTTCCTCGAGGTCGCATGGGCCGCGCAGCGGACGGGGCTCTACTACACGGCCATCAGCACGCGCCTGCGACCGGCCGAGGTGGCCTATGTCCTCGCCGACTGCGCGGCGCGGGCGCTGGTCACGACACCGCGGATGGCCGAGGTGGCGGTGCCTGCGGCGGCGCAGGCGCCCGCGCTCGAGACCCGCTTGGTGTGCGGCCCGGCCGCCGACGGGTTCGAGGCCTACGACGTGGCCGTGGCCGGGCGACCGGAGCATCCCGTCGACGACGAGGCCCAGGGCATCGACCTGCTCTACTCCGCCGGCACGACCGGCCGGCCGAAGGGCGTGAGGTTCCCGCTCCCGGACGCGCCGCCGGGCTCGCCGACGGCCTTCGACCGGCTGGTCGGTCCGCTCTACGGGGTGCACGGGTCGAGCGTCTACCTGTCGGCCGCGCCGCTCTACCACGCCGCCCCCTTCCGGTTCTCGATGTCGGCGCTGCGCTGCGGAGCTGCCGTCGTGGTGCTCGACCGCTTCGACGCCGAGGAGTTCCTGCGCGCCGTCGAACGCCATCGCGTGACCCACACCCAGGTCGTGCCGACGATGCTCGTCCGCCTGCTGGCGCTCGATCCGAGCGTGCGTGCCAGGTACGACCTGCGCTCGCTGCGGTGCGTGGTGCATGCGGGTGCGCCGTGCCCACCCGCGGTCAAGGAGGCCGCCATCGAATGGCTCGGTCCGATCGTCCACGAGTACTACGCGGGCACCGAGCGCAACGGGTTCGTCGCCGCGACCTCCGAGGACTGGCTGCACCGGCCGGGGACCGTCGGGCGGGCGGTCATCGGGCGCGTGCACATCGTCGACGAGGCCGGGCGGGACCTGCCCGCGGGCGAGGTCGGCAAGGTGTTCTTCGAAGGCGGCAACGCGTTCGAGTACCTCAACGCGCCGGAGCAGACCGCGGCCTCCCGTCACCCGTCGGGCTGGACGACCATGGGCGACATGGGCCACCTCGACGAGGACGGCTACCTGTACCTCGCCGACCGCCAGGCCCACGTGATCATCACCGGCGGGGTCAACGTCTACCCCAAGGAGGTCGAGGACCTCCTCGCCGAGCACCCGCACGTCGACGATGCGGCGGTGGTGGGGATCAGCCACCCGGAGATGGGCGAGGAGGTCAAGGCGGTGGTGCAGCCGACCGACATGGCTCTGGCGGGCTCGTGGCTCGAGGCCGAGCTCATCGCCTTCTGCCGGCAGCGGATGGCCAGCTACAAGTGCCCCCGGAGCGTGGAGTTCGTCCGCCGGATGCCGCGCGAGGACACCGGCAAGCTGCGCAAGCACCTGCTCCTCGAGGACCGCCGGGCGAGCGCCGCGCCCTAG
- a CDS encoding CdaR family transcriptional regulator translates to MRSSPAGSRPRSEAAAEALRRAARAIEQRADEIAQRVADDAQGEVRELPDDPQTHEELRSGARMHLLDFLRTLQRGEPLEAIRPAPEAIAAARGLARSGRSLEPVLRACHFGHHAFLDAWNRELAAQPLPAEVLAETLRSAQELTFRWLDVLVRRLSDEHEQAQAAAVGSAQATRVATVRAILEGDATDADAVSRAIGYELRRTHLGLVVWSRAPSSRPRALAELNDLADAIAASVDAPKALKVPVGGGLLWAWAASDGPLDVERVSDAVGRRRPESVSVAVGEPQPGLDGFRDSHREASEAARVALLAAGRVGAVVRYRDVELISLVSGDLERARRFVGRQLGPLAGGTQEHARLRDTLRAYLEEHGSRSAAAHRLAVHPNTVSNRVAACTELLGRDVLRAGSDLALALRLADVLGSAVLEPGA, encoded by the coding sequence ATGCGCTCGTCCCCGGCAGGATCGAGGCCTCGCTCGGAGGCCGCAGCCGAGGCGCTGCGCCGGGCGGCACGCGCGATCGAGCAGCGTGCGGATGAGATCGCGCAGCGGGTCGCCGACGACGCACAGGGCGAGGTCCGGGAGCTGCCCGACGACCCGCAGACGCACGAGGAGCTGCGGTCCGGCGCCCGCATGCACCTCCTCGACTTCCTGCGCACGCTGCAGCGCGGAGAGCCGCTCGAGGCGATCCGACCGGCGCCCGAGGCGATCGCGGCCGCTCGAGGCCTCGCCCGCTCGGGCCGGAGCCTGGAGCCGGTGCTGCGAGCGTGCCACTTCGGGCACCACGCCTTCCTCGACGCGTGGAACCGCGAGCTCGCCGCCCAGCCCCTCCCGGCCGAGGTGCTCGCCGAGACGCTGCGGTCGGCCCAGGAGCTGACCTTCCGCTGGCTGGACGTGCTGGTGCGCCGGCTCTCCGACGAGCACGAGCAGGCCCAGGCGGCCGCGGTCGGCAGTGCGCAGGCGACCCGCGTGGCGACCGTGCGCGCGATCCTCGAGGGGGACGCGACGGACGCCGACGCGGTCAGCCGCGCGATCGGCTACGAGCTGCGCCGGACCCACCTGGGCCTCGTCGTCTGGTCGCGGGCGCCGTCGAGCCGCCCGCGGGCGCTCGCCGAGCTCAACGACCTCGCCGATGCGATCGCGGCGTCGGTGGACGCCCCGAAGGCCCTCAAGGTCCCGGTCGGCGGGGGCCTGCTGTGGGCGTGGGCGGCGAGCGACGGACCGCTCGACGTCGAGCGGGTCAGCGACGCCGTCGGCCGGCGCCGGCCCGAGTCGGTGTCGGTCGCCGTCGGGGAGCCGCAGCCCGGCCTCGACGGGTTCCGCGACTCACACCGCGAGGCCTCGGAGGCCGCGCGGGTGGCACTGCTCGCCGCAGGCCGTGTGGGCGCCGTCGTCCGCTACCGCGACGTCGAGCTGATCTCCCTCGTCAGCGGTGACCTCGAGCGCGCACGGCGCTTCGTGGGGCGCCAGCTCGGCCCGCTGGCCGGCGGCACGCAGGAACACGCCCGGCTGCGGGACACGCTCAGGGCCTACCTCGAGGAGCACGGCAGCCGCAGCGCCGCCGCGCACCGCCTGGCGGTGCACCCGAACACGGTCAGCAACCGCGTGGCCGCCTGCACGGAGCTGCTGGGTCGCGACGTCCTGCGCGCCGGGTCCGACCTCGCCCTCGCGCTGCGGCTGGCCGACGTCCTCGGGAGCGCGGTGCTGGAGCCCGGGGCGTAG
- a CDS encoding NAD(P)-dependent alcohol dehydrogenase, which produces MRTRAAVLRGPDQPFALEDVRLEEPAAGEVLVRVVGVGLCHTDLFPRRPQAPVSFPLVAGHEGAGVVEAVGPGVAEPRVGDHVVLSFDSCAGCRGCLAGSPSTCDSFFERNLTGRAVDGATTMVDGAHAPVANRWFGQSSFAAHAVVAARNVVPVGPDVPLELLGPLGCGVQTGAGAVLEALRVPAGANVVVFGAGAVGLSAVMAAKLAGAAAVVAVEPRAGRRALAERVGAHRSMDPAAPDLVDQLRGLTGGFDFALDTTGIPSVAADAVASLTPRGVCGLVGIPTGDLTLGRRALAVGRTVMGIIEGGVVPRVFVPQLVELWRQGRFPFDCLVETFPLSAINDAEGAAVRGEVVKPVLLVDA; this is translated from the coding sequence ATCCGCACGCGCGCCGCCGTGCTGCGGGGGCCCGACCAGCCGTTCGCGCTCGAGGACGTGCGCCTCGAGGAGCCTGCCGCGGGCGAGGTGCTCGTCCGCGTGGTGGGCGTCGGCCTCTGCCACACCGACCTGTTCCCGCGCCGCCCGCAGGCACCGGTCTCGTTCCCGCTGGTGGCCGGTCACGAAGGCGCCGGGGTGGTCGAGGCGGTCGGCCCGGGGGTCGCTGAACCCCGGGTGGGCGACCACGTGGTGCTGAGCTTCGACTCGTGCGCCGGCTGTCGCGGGTGCCTGGCCGGGAGCCCGTCGACCTGCGACAGCTTCTTCGAGCGCAACCTCACCGGGCGAGCCGTGGACGGCGCCACGACCATGGTCGACGGGGCGCACGCACCCGTGGCCAACCGGTGGTTCGGTCAGTCGTCGTTCGCGGCCCACGCGGTCGTGGCGGCGCGCAACGTCGTGCCCGTGGGACCCGACGTCCCGCTCGAGCTGCTGGGCCCGCTGGGCTGCGGCGTGCAGACGGGGGCGGGGGCGGTCCTCGAGGCGCTCCGCGTGCCCGCGGGGGCGAACGTCGTCGTCTTCGGCGCAGGCGCGGTGGGGCTCTCCGCGGTCATGGCGGCCAAGCTCGCGGGGGCGGCCGCCGTCGTCGCCGTCGAGCCGCGGGCGGGCCGTCGCGCGCTCGCGGAGCGGGTCGGCGCGCACCGGTCCATGGACCCGGCGGCCCCCGATCTCGTCGATCAGCTGCGGGGCCTCACCGGCGGCTTCGACTTCGCCCTGGACACGACCGGCATCCCGTCCGTGGCCGCGGACGCCGTGGCGTCGCTGACGCCGCGGGGCGTCTGCGGCCTGGTCGGGATCCCGACCGGCGACCTGACGCTCGGCCGTCGCGCCCTCGCCGTAGGACGGACGGTGATGGGGATCATCGAGGGCGGCGTCGTCCCGCGGGTGTTCGTCCCGCAGCTCGTCGAGCTGTGGCGCCAGGGTCGCTTCCCCTTCGACTGCCTGGTCGAGACGTTCCCCCTCTCGGCGATCAACGACGCGGAGGGGGCCGCGGTGCGCGGCGAGGTCGTCAAGCCCGTCCTGCTCGTCGACGCATGA
- a CDS encoding AAA family ATPase — MGGVRVELLGELTVRMDGRVVGPAAWPTRRAQELVALLALAEGRRATRDGVVEQLWPHLGAQAGAANLRKAAHHARRVLGDADAVVLRGGVVELLPGAEVETDVEVFLRAADEALRSGEPEACARAAEIARGGELLPSAPYEPWTQEPRRRVRERLGALLRAAGDLERLVAFEPADEAAARELMARALAEGRRHAALRTYERLRVALARELGAAPSPETRALYDRCTDGVRLGERLFVGRVEELAAARDVLRAATGGAAAALVVRGDSGIGKSAFCRELAARAAEDGWRLLETTATRGGPPYAPVAAAVEQLVVRGETRLDALPAHARAVLAELTPVAGAPGRTPVGLTRHQVIGALRRAMAGRRPVLLQVEDAHLTDEATADVLHQLAAGSSAGVPFVVVLALRSDWVRTSLPRGVADLARAATTTAIELGPLRDAEVAELVRAHVEDPVAVSRIAGAAAGSPFFALELARAKGAVPRSLRAAITERFDGVGPDALEHLSALAVAEHDLELGDVLALTGLDEDAAADVLDAALAAGVLVVAGARYRFGHELVRQALVDGLAPHRVVALHRAAATRLQRAGRAPARIARHLLAGDRAADAVPFLLAAARDDVAVGAFADARGELARLLRVAPDHVEALVLHAEVLEAVGDATAPQAYARAAHAVGPPDDQDLLARMACSQLKASDPVQAIRTLEGVTPRSTVGRLAQALTYSAAAAVGVFGDRDTAARMADEAHRLALELGDPGAILDATWAHALAAHAKGELPQRLREYLRQTSALPEIATRVFDGQLCVTERMLHGGLPNEELIAFADGLAEEAARLGAARGHAFALTLRGEAGLLAGRLERAERDFVDGAREHGAIGALAGEALSLVGRAQVAVAQGRHRHARPFLDDALLMARESEVGHHTLDRVFGAMVEATPDPDQALAVLAEAETAVVGPAETCPTCRIAYVVPAAIAAAKAGDLERALRYREDVRVAMEHIALPPAWHAAAEEVYGHCALAEGREGEARAHFAAAADGFRHWGQPLDAERCRERLGNAVR; from the coding sequence GTGGGCGGCGTGCGGGTGGAGCTCCTGGGCGAGCTGACGGTCCGGATGGACGGCCGCGTCGTCGGACCCGCCGCATGGCCCACGCGGCGCGCGCAGGAGCTCGTGGCGCTGCTGGCGCTCGCCGAGGGGCGGCGGGCCACGCGCGACGGCGTCGTCGAGCAGCTCTGGCCGCACCTCGGCGCCCAGGCCGGCGCGGCGAACCTGCGCAAGGCCGCCCACCACGCGCGCAGGGTGCTCGGGGACGCCGACGCGGTCGTCCTGCGCGGCGGGGTGGTCGAGCTGCTGCCCGGCGCCGAGGTCGAGACCGACGTCGAGGTGTTCCTGCGCGCGGCGGACGAGGCGCTGCGCTCGGGCGAGCCTGAGGCGTGCGCGCGCGCCGCGGAGATCGCCCGCGGCGGCGAGCTGCTGCCCTCGGCGCCGTACGAGCCATGGACGCAGGAGCCGCGCCGGCGGGTGCGCGAGCGCCTCGGCGCGCTGCTGCGGGCGGCCGGCGACCTCGAGCGGCTCGTCGCGTTCGAGCCCGCCGACGAGGCCGCCGCCCGGGAGCTCATGGCGCGGGCGCTGGCCGAGGGCCGCCGCCACGCCGCGCTGCGGACCTACGAGCGCCTGCGCGTGGCCCTGGCGCGCGAGCTGGGCGCCGCGCCGTCGCCCGAGACCCGCGCGCTGTACGACCGCTGCACGGACGGCGTGCGGCTCGGTGAGCGGCTGTTCGTCGGCCGCGTGGAAGAGCTGGCGGCCGCGCGCGACGTGCTGCGCGCGGCGACCGGCGGCGCGGCGGCCGCGCTGGTGGTCCGGGGCGACTCGGGCATCGGGAAGTCGGCGTTCTGCCGCGAGCTGGCCGCGCGCGCCGCCGAGGACGGATGGCGGCTCCTCGAGACGACGGCCACCCGCGGCGGGCCGCCCTACGCCCCCGTCGCCGCCGCCGTCGAGCAGCTCGTCGTGCGCGGCGAGACGCGGCTCGACGCCCTGCCCGCCCACGCGCGGGCGGTGCTCGCCGAGCTCACGCCCGTCGCGGGCGCCCCCGGCCGCACGCCGGTCGGTCTCACGCGCCACCAGGTCATCGGGGCGCTGCGGCGGGCCATGGCCGGGCGCCGGCCGGTCCTGCTGCAGGTCGAGGACGCCCACCTCACCGACGAGGCGACCGCCGACGTCCTGCACCAGCTCGCGGCCGGCAGCAGCGCCGGGGTGCCGTTCGTCGTCGTCCTGGCGCTGCGCTCGGACTGGGTGCGCACCAGCCTGCCGCGCGGCGTGGCCGACCTGGCGCGCGCGGCCACCACGACCGCGATCGAGCTCGGCCCGTTGCGTGACGCGGAGGTCGCCGAGCTCGTGCGCGCGCACGTCGAGGACCCTGTCGCGGTCAGCCGCATCGCGGGCGCGGCGGCGGGAAGCCCGTTCTTCGCCCTCGAGCTCGCCCGCGCGAAGGGCGCCGTCCCGCGGTCGCTGCGCGCCGCGATCACCGAGCGCTTCGACGGCGTGGGTCCGGACGCCCTCGAGCACCTGTCCGCCCTGGCGGTCGCCGAGCACGACCTCGAGCTCGGGGACGTCCTCGCGCTCACGGGCCTCGACGAGGACGCGGCGGCGGACGTCCTCGACGCCGCGCTGGCTGCCGGCGTCCTCGTCGTGGCCGGGGCGCGCTACCGGTTCGGCCACGAACTCGTCCGCCAGGCGCTCGTCGACGGCCTCGCGCCCCACCGCGTCGTGGCCCTGCACCGCGCGGCGGCGACCCGGCTGCAGCGTGCGGGCCGGGCGCCCGCGCGGATCGCGCGCCACCTCCTGGCCGGCGACCGCGCGGCCGACGCGGTCCCGTTCCTGCTCGCGGCCGCTCGTGACGACGTGGCGGTCGGCGCGTTCGCCGACGCCCGCGGCGAGCTGGCGCGGCTGCTGCGCGTCGCGCCCGACCACGTCGAGGCGCTCGTGCTGCACGCCGAGGTGCTCGAGGCGGTCGGCGACGCCACGGCGCCGCAGGCCTACGCGCGGGCGGCGCACGCCGTCGGCCCGCCCGACGACCAGGACCTGCTGGCCCGCATGGCCTGCAGCCAGCTCAAGGCGTCGGACCCCGTGCAGGCGATCCGGACGCTCGAGGGGGTCACGCCGCGATCGACCGTGGGTCGCCTCGCCCAGGCGCTCACCTACAGCGCCGCGGCGGCCGTCGGCGTCTTCGGCGACCGCGACACCGCCGCGAGGATGGCCGACGAGGCCCACCGGCTCGCACTCGAGCTCGGCGACCCCGGCGCGATCCTCGACGCGACCTGGGCCCACGCGCTCGCTGCGCACGCCAAGGGCGAGCTGCCCCAGCGCCTGCGCGAGTACCTGCGCCAGACGAGCGCGCTGCCGGAGATCGCCACGCGGGTGTTCGACGGCCAGCTCTGCGTGACCGAGCGCATGCTCCACGGCGGCCTGCCCAACGAGGAGCTCATCGCGTTCGCCGACGGCCTCGCCGAGGAGGCGGCGCGGCTCGGCGCCGCCCGGGGGCACGCCTTCGCCCTCACCCTGCGCGGCGAGGCCGGGCTCCTGGCGGGACGGCTCGAGCGGGCCGAGCGGGACTTCGTCGACGGCGCCCGCGAGCACGGGGCGATCGGCGCGCTCGCCGGGGAGGCGCTGTCGCTCGTGGGCCGCGCGCAGGTCGCCGTCGCCCAGGGCCGCCACCGTCACGCGCGGCCGTTCCTGGACGACGCGCTGCTCATGGCGCGCGAGTCCGAGGTCGGCCACCACACCCTCGACCGCGTCTTCGGCGCCATGGTCGAGGCCACGCCGGACCCCGACCAGGCGCTCGCGGTGCTGGCGGAGGCCGAGACCGCCGTGGTCGGGCCGGCCGAGACCTGCCCGACCTGCCGGATCGCCTACGTCGTGCCCGCCGCCATCGCGGCCGCGAAGGCCGGCGACCTCGAGCGCGCGCTGCGCTACCGCGAGGACGTGCGGGTGGCGATGGAGCACATCGCGCTGCCGCCCGCGTGGCACGCCGCGGCCGAGGAGGTCTACGGGCACTGCGCGCTGGCGGAGGGCCGCGAGGGCGAGGCCCGCGCGCACTTCGCCGCGGCCGCCGACGGCTTCCGGCACTGGGGCCAGCCGCTGGACGCCGAGCGCTGCAGGGAACGCCTGGGGAACGCCGTCCGGTGA
- a CDS encoding MFS transporter → MTATALTTSPGPSARTYTSLRAAAIPLSALCLAFFVEMVDNTLLTIALPTIGRDLGSGTTALQWVTGAYSLTFGGLLLTAGSAADRLGRRRVLLVGLTAFGVISLGAVLVHTAGELIALRAALGLAAAAMAPVTNSLVFRLFDDQALRMRAMTVMIIVGMSGFILGPLLGGTALAHVSWEWLLVVNAPIALIAWIGVRAGVAPDRPEDLTDDGLDLPGALLSVATIGLACLTLTNGVEHGWLSPSTCATAVGAVLALVTFVRHERRTAQPMLDLGVFANGTVRGAAIAQVGTAIAMAGVMFGLILHFQYAYGWSPVRAGLANLPIIVTMVLATPVSEGLAKRFGHRVACLVGAGLLAGALAGLAWGVEHGYVAIAVSMVLLTVGLRTVMTICAVALVDAMPANRTSIGTALNDTAQELGTSVGTAVVGTLVAVLVTASLPAGTWSADLVASFFHGERITYAALAVVVGVIAGWGALTLTDSRSVEEPR, encoded by the coding sequence ATGACCGCCACCGCCCTCACCACCTCGCCAGGCCCGTCCGCCCGCACCTACACGTCGCTGCGGGCCGCCGCGATCCCACTGTCCGCCCTCTGTCTGGCGTTCTTCGTCGAGATGGTCGACAACACGCTGCTGACCATCGCCCTGCCGACCATCGGCCGCGACCTCGGCAGCGGCACCACCGCGCTGCAGTGGGTGACCGGCGCCTACTCGCTGACCTTCGGCGGGCTGCTGCTGACCGCGGGCTCGGCGGCCGACCGGCTCGGCCGGCGCCGCGTCCTGCTCGTCGGGCTCACCGCCTTCGGCGTCATCAGCCTCGGCGCGGTGCTCGTGCACACCGCCGGTGAGCTCATCGCGCTGCGCGCGGCCCTCGGCCTCGCCGCCGCGGCGATGGCGCCCGTGACGAACTCGCTGGTCTTCCGGCTCTTCGACGACCAGGCGCTGCGGATGCGCGCGATGACGGTGATGATCATCGTCGGGATGAGCGGGTTCATCCTGGGCCCGCTGCTCGGCGGCACCGCGCTGGCGCACGTCAGCTGGGAGTGGCTGCTCGTCGTCAACGCGCCGATCGCGCTCATCGCCTGGATCGGCGTGCGCGCCGGCGTCGCGCCCGACCGCCCCGAGGACCTCACCGACGACGGCCTCGACCTCCCCGGCGCCCTGCTCAGCGTCGCCACCATCGGCCTGGCCTGCCTCACGCTGACCAACGGCGTCGAGCACGGGTGGCTGTCGCCCTCCACGTGCGCGACGGCGGTCGGCGCGGTGCTCGCCCTGGTGACCTTCGTGCGCCATGAGCGCCGGACGGCGCAGCCGATGCTCGACCTCGGCGTCTTCGCGAACGGCACCGTCCGCGGCGCCGCGATCGCCCAGGTCGGCACGGCCATCGCGATGGCGGGCGTCATGTTCGGCCTGATCCTCCACTTCCAGTACGCCTACGGGTGGAGCCCGGTCCGCGCCGGCCTGGCCAACCTGCCGATCATCGTCACCATGGTCCTCGCGACGCCGGTCTCCGAGGGGCTGGCCAAGCGCTTCGGCCATCGCGTCGCCTGCCTCGTCGGCGCCGGCCTGCTGGCGGGTGCGCTCGCGGGCCTCGCGTGGGGCGTGGAGCACGGCTACGTCGCGATCGCCGTCTCGATGGTGCTGCTGACGGTCGGCCTGCGCACGGTCATGACGATCTGCGCGGTCGCGCTCGTCGACGCCATGCCGGCGAACCGGACGTCGATCGGGACGGCGCTCAACGACACCGCGCAGGAGCTCGGCACGAGCGTCGGCACCGCCGTCGTCGGCACGCTCGTGGCGGTCCTCGTGACCGCGAGCCTCCCCGCCGGCACCTGGAGCGCCGACCTGGTGGCCTCGTTCTTCCACGGCGAGCGGATCACCTACGCGGCGCTCGCGGTCGTGGTCGGGGTCATCGCCGGGTGGGGCGCGCTGACGCTCACGGACTCGCGCTCGGTCGAGGAGCCGCGCTGA
- a CDS encoding TetR/AcrR family transcriptional regulator, which produces MSGPAPRRPRKDAQRNRELVLDAAVELVRRDGEGVPMARIAEHAGVGIGTVYRHFATREDLLGALVHRSFGLAVANARAAAEHQGSALGGIRSFFLATLRDRDRFVLPLHGGPAVFTPATRELQAEVRVALRSLIDRGREAGELRDDLTPEDLILAASLLSRPLPGTGDWDRLARRQVDLVLHGLGSGTAPG; this is translated from the coding sequence GTGTCGGGTCCGGCCCCTCGGCGACCGCGCAAGGACGCCCAGCGCAACCGCGAGCTCGTGCTCGATGCCGCGGTCGAGCTGGTCCGGCGCGACGGCGAGGGCGTCCCGATGGCCCGCATCGCCGAGCATGCCGGCGTCGGCATCGGGACGGTGTACCGGCACTTCGCCACGCGCGAGGACCTGCTCGGCGCGCTCGTCCATCGCTCGTTCGGCCTGGCCGTCGCCAACGCCCGCGCCGCGGCCGAGCACCAGGGCTCGGCGCTCGGCGGCATCCGCTCGTTCTTCCTGGCGACGCTGCGCGACCGCGACCGCTTCGTCCTGCCGCTCCACGGCGGCCCCGCCGTCTTCACGCCCGCCACCCGTGAGCTCCAGGCCGAGGTCCGCGTGGCCCTGCGCAGCCTGATCGACCGGGGCCGGGAGGCCGGCGAGCTGCGCGACGACCTCACGCCCGAGGACCTCATCCTCGCGGCGTCGCTGCTGTCGCGCCCGCTGCCCGGGACCGGCGACTGGGACCGCCTCGCCCGCCGGCAGGTCGACCTGGTGCTGCACGGCCTCGGGTCCGGGACCGCGCCGGGATAG
- a CDS encoding TetR/AcrR family transcriptional regulator — MEAVVSEAVALLDDAGEPALTFRALAARLGGGVASIYWYVASKDELLDRAADHVLEGVLVATERVAEHEDPIDAIRAIAVALFDAIVERPWLSAYFLRDTGVQPNALHLFERLGQQLLRLDLSPRQRFDAASSVIGFVVGIAADLGQEPPAEVRDGSVTREEYLARHADQWRALDAEEFPFLHHILDEFARHDDAEQFRAGLELLLAGLREQAGG, encoded by the coding sequence ATGGAGGCCGTGGTGTCCGAGGCCGTCGCGCTCCTGGACGACGCCGGCGAGCCGGCGCTCACCTTCCGCGCGCTCGCCGCCCGCCTCGGCGGCGGCGTCGCGAGCATCTACTGGTACGTCGCCAGCAAGGACGAGCTGCTGGACCGCGCCGCCGACCACGTCCTCGAGGGCGTCCTCGTCGCGACCGAGCGCGTCGCCGAGCACGAGGACCCGATCGACGCGATCCGCGCGATCGCCGTGGCGCTCTTCGACGCCATCGTCGAGCGCCCGTGGCTCAGCGCGTACTTCCTGCGCGACACGGGCGTGCAGCCCAACGCCCTGCACCTGTTCGAGCGCCTCGGCCAGCAGCTCCTGCGCCTCGACCTCTCCCCCCGCCAGCGCTTCGACGCCGCCTCCTCGGTCATCGGCTTCGTCGTCGGCATCGCCGCCGACCTCGGCCAGGAGCCACCCGCCGAGGTCCGCGACGGCTCGGTCACGCGCGAGGAGTACCTCGCCCGCCACGCCGACCAGTGGCGGGCGCTCGACGCCGAGGAGTTCCCCTTCCTGCACCACATCCTCGACGAGTTCGCCCGCCACGACGACGCGGAGCAGTTCCGAGCGGGGCTGGAGCTGCTGCTGGCGGGGCTGCGCGAGCAGGCCGGCGGCTAG